CGACAATCGCGGCAGCGATCTCCTTATAGGCTCGGCGGGTGTTTCCGGAAAGCTTTTCGAGGGAAATCCTGTCTCCGTCAGCAACGCCGCGGTCATGCGGGACCGTGATCAGCTTGCGGCAATAGCCTGCCAGATGCTCTTCAATGGCGCGCTTGTCCACCCGGTTGGACACCTGGTCCTTGTCAGTGACCACAACGATCGCGTTGCGGGCGAGGTTCTCGTACCCGTGTCCGGCCAGCCACTGCAAAGTGTTGCGGGCACGCTTCGCTCCGCTGACGGCGTACCCGGAGGCTATGACAAGGTTGGTGGCTCTGGGAAGCACCCCTGCCATGGCCGGGTGGGACACCCCTGTTCCGCAGTCCGTCAAGGTCACCGCATAGTACTGGGAGACAAGATGATGGATCTTGGAGTACTCGGCGGCAGTCAGGGCATCGGATAATGCCGGATCCTGCTCCCCCGCTACGAGGTGCAGCCGGTTGGCGTGATGCATGTAGTCCGTCAGGGCGGTCAGGGAGTTGATCGCATCGATGTCCCTGACAATGTCTGTGACAGTGCGGGGTTTGACCTTCTGGTACAGCATCTCCCCTAGAGCGCGCTCGGCCAGGTCACCACTGTCCGGGTTGGCATCGATGGCGCAGGGGTGGTCGCCCCGGTACTCGGCAAGGATCATGCCGACCCCGACAGTCGTGGACGTCTTGCCAATGCCGCCTTTCAGGCTGAGAACGGCGGTGTTGAAGCTACCTGACAGCGGCCGGGCAATCCTTCGTTCCAGCTCAGCATCGTCCTGATCACGGGCGCTGGGGCCGAGATTAACGTACCCGCCCGTGGCTGAATAAAGTGCGCCCCTTACGCCAGTGGTTGGCCGCGGACGGTCCGGCCTGACAAACTGCGTCTCCACATAGGGTGCCCCGTACGGTGAGGGTCCGCTCACAGGCGGCGCCGCCGTCGGAACCCCTGGTGATGAAACCTGAACCATCTGGGGAAACTCACCTCTTGCCGGCAAATGAGAAGTTGGACTATCCGGCCCGGGGACACTTTCAATCGGTACACGGGAAGCTTCTGAGACGGTCCCGCTTGACGCATCAGGGACAGAGACAGCCTCAGGGGCCGGGGTCCCGGAGGCATCCGCGACAGGTTCTGCCGTGCCGTCGGGGAGA
Above is a window of Arthrobacter pascens DNA encoding:
- a CDS encoding MinD/ParA family ATP-binding protein; protein product: MSGPSPYGAPYVETQFVRPDRPRPTTGVRGALYSATGGYVNLGPSARDQDDAELERRIARPLSGSFNTAVLSLKGGIGKTSTTVGVGMILAEYRGDHPCAIDANPDSGDLAERALGEMLYQKVKPRTVTDIVRDIDAINSLTALTDYMHHANRLHLVAGEQDPALSDALTAAEYSKIHHLVSQYYAVTLTDCGTGVSHPAMAGVLPRATNLVIASGYAVSGAKRARNTLQWLAGHGYENLARNAIVVVTDKDQVSNRVDKRAIEEHLAGYCRKLITVPHDRGVADGDRISLEKLSGNTRRAYKEIAAAIVDGYL